A single genomic interval of Solimonas sp. K1W22B-7 harbors:
- the parC gene encoding DNA topoisomerase IV subunit A, translated as MTNEITETERLPLRIFAEKAYLDYSMYVVLDRALPNIADGLKPVQRRIIYAMSELGLSAGQKHKKSARTVGDVIGKFHPHGDSACYEAMVTMAQPFNYRYPLVDGQGNWGSPDDPKSFAAMRYTESRLTPYAATLLAELEQGTVDWAPNFDGTLQEPKLLPARLPNILVNGTTGIAVGMATDIPPHNIRELVAACLHLLKHPNAHIEKLCEFVPGPDFPTSCEIVSEPHDLLKIYQTGNGQIRARGRWEREDDGSIIVTHLPFQVSPAKVLEQIADQMRAKKLPLVEDLRDESDHENPTRLVIVPRSNRVDAEQLMAHLFATTDLERSYRVNLNMIGLDGRPKVKNLKDILTEWLEYRFATVTKRLNHRLNKVNERLHLLEGLLVAYLNIDEVIHIIRTADDPKAKLMLAFGLSEIQADYILDLKLRHLQKIEEMKITGEQSELAAERARLEELLGNDDQMRKLIGDELKEDAKKYGDERRCPINAKPPASALEAAEIIPAEPITVVLSKAGWVRAGKGHEIDPLSLSYKSGDEFSLAVQGKTNQLLVLLDHKGRSYTLNPRELPSARSQGEPVTTRLDLQDGGRILGLLMGDGSEKLVLGSDEGYGFIAKLGDLESRLKAGKAVVNVSDKATLMPPSRVGDPAKDRYALATAEGRLLVFPLSELPELAKGKGNKLVTLKGEDRILASCVLPAGSPLTLVCGKRTLTLKPSDLENYVGARASRGGHLPRGFQRVDSMQAG; from the coding sequence ATGACCAACGAAATTACCGAAACCGAACGCCTGCCGCTGCGTATCTTCGCGGAGAAGGCCTACCTCGACTACTCGATGTACGTGGTGCTGGACCGCGCACTGCCGAACATCGCCGACGGCCTCAAGCCGGTGCAGCGCCGCATCATCTACGCGATGAGCGAGCTGGGCCTGTCCGCCGGCCAGAAGCACAAGAAGTCCGCCCGCACCGTGGGCGACGTCATCGGCAAGTTCCATCCGCATGGCGACTCCGCCTGCTACGAAGCGATGGTGACGATGGCGCAGCCCTTCAACTACCGCTATCCGCTGGTGGACGGGCAGGGCAACTGGGGCTCCCCGGACGATCCGAAGTCCTTCGCCGCGATGCGCTACACCGAGTCGCGCTTGACGCCGTACGCGGCGACGCTGCTGGCCGAGCTGGAGCAGGGCACGGTCGACTGGGCGCCGAACTTCGACGGCACGCTGCAGGAGCCCAAGCTGCTGCCGGCGCGCCTGCCGAACATCCTGGTCAACGGCACCACCGGCATCGCGGTGGGCATGGCCACGGACATTCCGCCGCACAACATCCGTGAACTGGTGGCGGCCTGCCTGCATTTGCTCAAGCACCCCAACGCGCACATCGAGAAGCTCTGCGAGTTCGTGCCCGGCCCGGATTTCCCGACCTCCTGCGAGATCGTTTCCGAGCCGCACGACCTGCTGAAGATCTACCAGACCGGCAACGGCCAGATCCGTGCGCGCGGGCGCTGGGAGCGCGAGGACGACGGCAGCATCATCGTCACGCACCTGCCGTTCCAGGTCTCTCCGGCCAAGGTGCTGGAACAGATCGCCGACCAGATGCGCGCCAAGAAGCTGCCGCTGGTGGAAGACCTGCGCGACGAGTCGGACCACGAGAACCCGACGCGCCTGGTGATCGTGCCGCGCTCCAACCGCGTCGATGCCGAGCAACTGATGGCGCATCTGTTCGCGACCACGGACCTCGAGCGCAGCTATCGCGTCAACCTCAACATGATCGGCCTGGACGGCCGGCCCAAGGTCAAGAACCTCAAGGACATCCTGACCGAGTGGCTGGAGTACCGCTTCGCCACCGTCACCAAGCGGCTCAACCACCGCCTGAACAAGGTCAACGAGCGCCTGCATCTGCTCGAAGGCCTGTTGGTCGCCTACCTCAACATCGACGAGGTGATCCACATCATCCGCACCGCGGACGATCCCAAGGCCAAGCTGATGCTGGCCTTCGGTCTCAGCGAAATCCAGGCGGACTACATCCTCGACCTCAAGCTGCGTCACCTGCAGAAGATCGAGGAGATGAAGATCACCGGCGAGCAGTCCGAGCTGGCAGCGGAACGCGCCAGGCTCGAAGAACTGCTCGGCAACGACGACCAGATGCGCAAGCTGATCGGCGACGAGCTCAAGGAAGACGCCAAGAAGTACGGCGACGAGCGCCGCTGCCCGATCAACGCCAAGCCGCCGGCCTCCGCGCTGGAAGCCGCCGAGATCATCCCGGCCGAGCCGATCACGGTGGTGCTGTCCAAGGCCGGCTGGGTCCGCGCCGGCAAGGGCCACGAGATCGATCCGCTGTCGCTGAGCTACAAGTCGGGCGACGAGTTCAGCCTGGCGGTGCAGGGCAAGACCAACCAGCTGCTGGTGCTGCTGGACCACAAGGGACGCAGCTACACGCTGAACCCGCGCGAGCTGCCCTCGGCCCGCTCGCAGGGCGAGCCGGTGACCACGCGCCTGGACCTGCAGGACGGCGGCCGCATCCTCGGCCTGCTGATGGGCGACGGCAGCGAGAAGCTGGTGCTGGGCAGCGACGAGGGCTACGGCTTTATCGCCAAGCTGGGTGACCTGGAATCGCGCCTCAAGGCCGGCAAGGCCGTGGTCAACGTCAGCGACAAGGCCACGCTGATGCCGCCCAGCCGCGTCGGCGACCCGGCCAAGGACCGCTACGCGCTGGCCACGGCCGAAGGCCGCCTGCTGGTGTTCCCGCTGTCGGAACTGCCGGAACTGGCCAAGGGCAAGGGCAACAAGCTGGTGACGCTCAAGGGCGAGGACCGCATCCTGGCCAGCTGCGTGCTGCCGGCCGGCTCCCCGCTGACCCTGGTCTGCGGCAAGCGCACGCTGACGCTCAAGCCCTCCGACCTGGAAAACTACGTCGGCGCCCGCGCCAGCCGTGGCGGCCACCTGCCGCGTGGCTTCCAGCGCGTGGACTCGATGCAGGCCGGGTAA
- the htpX gene encoding protease HtpX: protein MKRIGLFLMTNFAVMAVLWVVIMVFGLDSRLAANGQNVGSVLGFCAVFGFGGAFISLAMSKWLAKRSTGAQVITQPRNSAEMWLLQTVERQARAAGIGMPEVAVYEAPEPNAFATGMNRNKALVAVSTGLLRGMQQDEVEAVLAHEVSHIANGDMVTLTLIQGVVNTFVMFLARLIGGFLDRGQNGRGAGYMITVLVLEVVFGIAATMIVCWFSRQREFRADAGSAHLAGKRKMIAALQRLGGANGQSTLPEQVSAFGIVGGAKKRFMSGAVKKLFMTHPPIEERIAALQAA, encoded by the coding sequence ATGAAACGCATCGGCTTGTTTTTGATGACCAATTTTGCGGTCATGGCGGTATTGTGGGTGGTGATCATGGTGTTTGGCCTGGACAGCCGCCTGGCTGCCAACGGTCAGAACGTGGGATCGGTGCTGGGCTTCTGCGCCGTCTTCGGCTTCGGTGGCGCCTTCATTTCCCTGGCCATGTCGAAGTGGCTGGCGAAGCGATCGACCGGCGCGCAGGTGATCACCCAGCCGCGCAACTCGGCCGAGATGTGGCTGCTGCAGACGGTGGAGCGCCAGGCGCGCGCCGCCGGCATCGGCATGCCGGAAGTCGCGGTCTACGAGGCGCCGGAGCCGAATGCCTTCGCCACCGGCATGAACCGCAACAAGGCCCTGGTGGCCGTGTCCACCGGCCTGCTGCGCGGCATGCAGCAGGACGAGGTCGAGGCCGTGCTGGCGCATGAGGTCAGCCATATCGCCAATGGCGACATGGTGACGCTCACCCTGATCCAGGGCGTGGTCAACACCTTCGTGATGTTCCTGGCGCGCCTGATCGGCGGCTTCCTGGACCGCGGCCAGAACGGTCGTGGCGCCGGCTACATGATCACCGTGCTCGTGCTGGAAGTCGTCTTCGGCATCGCGGCGACGATGATCGTCTGCTGGTTCAGCCGCCAGCGCGAATTCCGCGCCGACGCCGGCAGCGCCCACCTGGCCGGCAAGCGCAAGATGATCGCCGCGCTGCAGCGCCTGGGCGGTGCCAACGGCCAGTCCACGCTGCCGGAACAGGTCTCCGCCTTTGGCATCGTTGGCGGGGCCAAGAAGCGGTTCATGAGTGGGGCCGTCAAGAAGCTGTTCATGACGCATCCGCCGATCGAAGAGCGCATCGCGGCCCTGCAGGCGGCCTGA
- a CDS encoding MgtC/SapB family protein, producing MELSDQELRAVPVFLISLGIGLLMGLERERKPGARAGVRTFGLTGLVGALAGLLTEASGSALLIPALLLGLALMMVFAPRAKDDEDDPATTTTVALLLCFGLGVLAWYEHAHLAVALALVATTLLYFKTELHGVIRRLSPQDLTSFLQFAIVTFIVLPVLPDRDYGPYAVLNPYRIWLVVVLISGLGLVSYAVLRIVGQEKGTPLLGILGGLVSSTATTLAFSRHIKAQAALQPVALFVILLANLVVLLRLAVLAAVVAPTVLPELLPVLGLGAAAGLVLTWRGWRRLGGGQAPELEMRNPSEMRIALTFAAFYAVVLLAVAWLNDIAGVGGVYLAAALSGLTDVDAISLSTLNLFGRGSVDAVVVLRVIVLAYAANLLFKFGVVWSIAGVGAAKKLAPEFGAMLAALLLGLLLF from the coding sequence ATGGAATTGTCCGACCAGGAACTGCGGGCGGTACCGGTCTTCCTGATCAGCCTGGGCATTGGCCTGCTGATGGGGCTGGAGCGCGAGCGCAAGCCCGGTGCGCGGGCCGGCGTGCGCACCTTCGGTCTTACCGGCCTGGTCGGCGCGCTGGCGGGCCTGCTGACCGAGGCCAGCGGGTCGGCCTTGCTGATCCCGGCGCTGCTGCTGGGCCTGGCGCTGATGATGGTCTTCGCCCCGCGCGCCAAGGACGACGAGGACGATCCGGCCACCACGACCACCGTCGCGCTGCTGCTGTGCTTCGGGCTCGGCGTGCTGGCCTGGTATGAGCATGCCCACCTGGCGGTGGCGCTGGCCCTGGTGGCGACCACGCTGCTGTACTTCAAGACGGAACTGCACGGCGTGATCCGCCGGCTGTCGCCGCAGGACCTGACGTCCTTCCTGCAGTTCGCGATCGTGACCTTCATCGTGCTGCCGGTGCTGCCGGATCGCGACTACGGTCCCTACGCCGTGCTCAATCCCTACCGGATCTGGCTGGTGGTGGTGCTGATCTCGGGCCTGGGCCTGGTGTCCTACGCGGTGCTGCGCATCGTCGGCCAGGAGAAGGGCACGCCGTTGCTCGGCATCCTCGGGGGCCTGGTGTCGAGCACTGCCACCACGCTGGCCTTCTCGCGTCACATCAAGGCACAGGCCGCGCTGCAGCCGGTGGCATTGTTCGTGATCCTGCTGGCCAACCTGGTCGTGCTGCTGCGCCTGGCGGTGCTGGCGGCGGTGGTGGCACCCACGGTGCTGCCGGAGCTGCTGCCGGTGCTGGGGCTCGGCGCCGCCGCGGGACTGGTGCTGACCTGGCGCGGCTGGCGTCGCCTCGGCGGCGGCCAGGCACCGGAACTGGAGATGAGGAATCCCAGCGAGATGCGTATCGCGCTGACCTTCGCCGCGTTCTACGCCGTGGTGCTGCTGGCAGTGGCCTGGCTCAACGACATCGCCGGCGTCGGCGGGGTTTATCTTGCGGCCGCCCTGTCGGGCCTGACCGACGTGGATGCGATCAGCCTGTCGACGCTCAACCTGTTCGGCCGCGGCAGCGTCGATGCGGTGGTGGTGCTGCGGGTGATCGTGCTGGCCTACGCCGCGAACCTGCTGTTCAAGTTCGGGGTGGTCTGGAGCATCGCGGGAGTCGGCGCCGCAAAAAAACTGGCGCCGGAGTTCGGCGCCATGCTGGCTGCTCTGCTGCTGGGCCTGCTGTTGTTCTAG
- a CDS encoding EAL domain-containing protein has translation MDRMVANPPSQKTAQLTTAAADNAVVLVVSESENVAKRIESHLRNAGHPVRCAWVADIEELEDVLRRGAPDILLGAEGLPRAPLKEVVEISARLCPDLPVLLLSTRFGAEEVLAAHAAGARDLVAYEDLRDLKHLEFVLQREFASHRHLRALRTVRSRLDDFESRHKQLLAGTNDAVVHIQEGIVSHTNPAFATLLGYGQTEELLEMPLMDLVCPDQQLKVKEHMKLLNKGKAEGKPLECCLLKQDGGKVHITAQLTRGNVDGENFVEMLIRAEAAAQPAAAAGGGGEAPSGRLAFFDALTAAINGVSQQKMPRAALLIAVDDFAGLEERIGLHDAEEAVLMLDEWIHARLSPQDQAFRFSTGELAAIVHRPSATEFEQFGDMLVKEVVKQVFNTTGHEAHLTLSIAAYPLSGGEQVPTVASEIVREARKLAVRGGGKQFINLGPTAKNAQGEREEARRASQIKRAIEENRLKLAYQSIASLEGDTRQHFDVLVRMIDETGKEQHAAEFIAVAEKFGMMRTIDRWVVARALKVLAKRESSSEASSLFVKISEESLKDAEGYIAWLQEQLKQRPLKPEELVFEFQELTLQNHIRKAKVLHKALRDLGGYIAIEHFGIGSNSAQLMEHVPPQFVKFHPSFTHQFHDKEMHKKMTTLMETARQAGVKTIVSHVEDANVMARLWQMGVNYIQGFHVQEPEVVLLSADVR, from the coding sequence ATGGATCGCATGGTAGCGAACCCGCCAAGCCAGAAGACCGCCCAGCTGACCACGGCCGCAGCAGACAATGCCGTGGTCCTGGTCGTCAGCGAATCCGAGAACGTTGCCAAGCGCATCGAGAGCCACCTGCGCAATGCCGGCCACCCGGTGCGATGCGCTTGGGTCGCCGACATCGAGGAACTCGAGGACGTGCTGCGCCGCGGCGCACCCGACATCCTGCTCGGCGCCGAGGGCCTGCCGCGCGCGCCGCTGAAGGAAGTGGTGGAAATCTCCGCCCGCCTCTGCCCCGACCTGCCGGTGCTGCTGCTGAGCACGCGCTTCGGCGCCGAGGAAGTGCTCGCCGCGCATGCTGCCGGCGCCCGCGACCTGGTGGCCTACGAAGACCTGCGCGACCTCAAGCACCTGGAGTTCGTGCTGCAGCGCGAGTTCGCCAGCCACCGCCACCTGCGTGCGCTGCGCACCGTGCGCTCGCGTCTCGACGATTTCGAGTCCCGCCACAAGCAACTGCTGGCGGGCACCAACGACGCCGTGGTCCATATCCAGGAAGGCATCGTCTCGCACACCAACCCGGCCTTCGCCACCCTGCTCGGCTACGGGCAGACCGAAGAACTGCTGGAAATGCCCTTGATGGACCTGGTCTGCCCCGACCAGCAGCTCAAGGTCAAGGAGCACATGAAGCTCCTGAACAAGGGCAAGGCCGAAGGCAAGCCGCTGGAGTGCTGCCTGCTCAAGCAGGACGGCGGCAAGGTTCACATTACCGCGCAGCTGACCCGCGGCAACGTCGACGGCGAGAACTTCGTCGAGATGCTGATCCGCGCCGAGGCCGCAGCCCAGCCGGCCGCCGCGGCCGGCGGCGGTGGCGAAGCCCCCTCCGGGCGCCTGGCCTTCTTCGACGCACTGACCGCCGCGATCAACGGCGTCAGCCAGCAGAAGATGCCGCGCGCCGCCCTGCTGATCGCGGTCGACGACTTCGCCGGCCTGGAAGAACGCATCGGCCTGCACGATGCCGAAGAAGCCGTGCTGATGCTGGACGAATGGATTCATGCGCGCCTGTCGCCGCAGGACCAGGCGTTCCGCTTCTCCACCGGTGAACTGGCGGCGATCGTGCACCGCCCCAGCGCGACGGAGTTCGAGCAGTTCGGCGACATGCTGGTGAAGGAAGTGGTCAAGCAGGTGTTCAACACCACCGGCCATGAAGCCCACCTGACACTGAGCATCGCCGCCTACCCCCTGTCCGGCGGCGAGCAGGTCCCCACCGTGGCCAGCGAGATCGTGCGCGAGGCGCGCAAGCTCGCGGTGCGCGGCGGCGGCAAGCAATTCATCAACCTCGGCCCCACCGCCAAGAATGCCCAGGGCGAGCGCGAAGAGGCCCGGCGCGCCTCGCAGATCAAGCGTGCAATCGAGGAAAACCGCCTCAAGCTGGCCTACCAGTCGATCGCCAGCCTCGAAGGCGACACGCGCCAGCACTTCGACGTGCTGGTGCGCATGATCGACGAAACCGGCAAGGAGCAGCACGCCGCCGAGTTCATCGCCGTCGCCGAGAAGTTCGGGATGATGCGCACCATCGACCGCTGGGTCGTGGCGCGGGCGCTGAAGGTGCTGGCCAAGCGCGAAAGCTCCTCGGAGGCCTCCAGCCTGTTCGTGAAGATTTCAGAGGAATCGCTGAAGGACGCCGAGGGCTACATCGCCTGGCTGCAGGAACAGCTCAAGCAGCGGCCGCTGAAGCCCGAGGAACTGGTGTTCGAATTCCAGGAACTGACGCTGCAGAACCACATCCGCAAGGCCAAGGTGCTGCACAAGGCCCTGCGCGACCTCGGCGGCTACATCGCCATCGAGCATTTCGGCATCGGCTCCAACTCCGCGCAGCTGATGGAGCACGTGCCGCCGCAGTTCGTGAAGTTCCACCCGTCGTTCACGCACCAGTTCCACGACAAGGAAATGCACAAGAAGATGACGACGCTGATGGAAACCGCGCGCCAGGCCGGCGTGAAGACCATCGTCTCCCATGTCGAGGACGCCAATGTCATGGCGCGCCTGTGGCAGATGGGCGTCAACTACATCCAGGGCTTCCACGTGCAGGAGCCCGAGGTCGTCCTGCTCTCGGCGGACGTCCGGTAG
- the epmB gene encoding EF-P beta-lysylation protein EpmB, with translation MITPRPDTRQQAPQWQHALREAFTRPADLLDYLQIDPALPALALDRLRDFPLRVPRGFAARMRKGDPADPLFLQVWPRPQESEQVAGFGLDAVGDLHKTRDGGVIHKYQGRALLITTGACAVHCRYCFRRHFPYSDQLAAREQWREALQTLAGDPSIEEVILSGGDPLSLSDDKLASLSEALEQIPHLRRLRIHTRQPIVLPERVDERLLQWLGRGRLQKVIVLHVNHPQELDASVERALRPLRELQIPLLNQAVLLRGINDSAQTLRNLSEKLFACGILPYYLHMVDRVQGAAHFEVDVEAARRLASELVALVPGYLMPRLAREDAGAASKTWIAW, from the coding sequence ATGATAACTCCCCGTCCCGATACCCGCCAGCAGGCGCCGCAGTGGCAGCACGCCCTGCGCGAGGCCTTCACCCGCCCGGCGGACCTGCTGGACTACCTGCAGATCGACCCCGCCCTGCCCGCCCTGGCGCTGGACCGGCTGCGGGACTTCCCCCTGCGGGTGCCGCGCGGCTTTGCCGCCCGCATGCGCAAGGGCGACCCGGCCGACCCCCTGTTCCTGCAGGTCTGGCCGCGCCCGCAGGAGTCCGAGCAGGTGGCCGGTTTCGGCCTGGATGCGGTCGGCGACCTGCACAAGACCCGCGACGGCGGGGTGATCCACAAGTACCAGGGCCGCGCCCTGCTGATCACCACGGGCGCCTGCGCGGTGCATTGCCGCTACTGTTTCCGCCGGCATTTCCCCTATTCCGACCAGCTGGCTGCGCGCGAGCAATGGCGCGAGGCCCTGCAGACCCTGGCGGGCGACCCGAGCATCGAGGAAGTGATCCTGTCCGGCGGCGATCCCCTGTCCCTGTCCGACGACAAGCTGGCCAGCCTGTCCGAGGCGCTGGAGCAGATTCCCCACCTGCGCCGCCTGCGCATCCACACGCGCCAGCCGATCGTATTGCCGGAGCGGGTGGATGAACGGTTGTTGCAATGGCTGGGCCGCGGCCGCCTGCAGAAGGTGATCGTGCTGCATGTCAATCACCCGCAGGAACTGGACGCCAGCGTCGAACGCGCGCTGCGGCCCTTGCGCGAGTTACAGATCCCTTTGCTGAACCAGGCGGTTTTGCTTCGCGGAATCAACGATTCAGCGCAGACTCTTAGAAACCTGTCTGAAAAGTTGTTTGCCTGCGGGATACTGCCCTACTATCTGCACATGGTGGACCGCGTTCAAGGCGCGGCGCACTTCGAGGTTGATGTGGAGGCGGCACGGCGGCTGGCCAGTGAACTGGTCGCTCTCGTGCCGGGGTACCTAATGCCGCGATTGGCGCGAGAAGACGCCGGCGCAGCCTCAAAGACATGGATCGCATGGTAG
- the efp gene encoding elongation factor P encodes MATVSTNEMKSGTKLLIDGDPYSVIDNEYRKPGKGQATNTLKIRNLKTGRVLEKTLKSGDTIESADVEDMDMQYLYNDGEFWTFMDPKSFEQIQAGKTAMAEAAQWLKGEETVRITLWNEVPLVVYAPNTVELTVTETDPGLRGDTATGGTKPAKLETGAIVKVPLFITEGERIKVDTRTGEYLNRATGK; translated from the coding sequence ATGGCGACCGTCAGCACCAATGAAATGAAGTCCGGTACCAAGCTCCTCATCGATGGGGACCCGTACTCGGTCATCGACAACGAGTACCGCAAGCCGGGCAAGGGCCAGGCGACCAACACCCTCAAGATCCGCAATCTCAAGACCGGCCGCGTGCTGGAAAAGACCTTGAAGTCGGGCGACACCATCGAGTCCGCCGACGTCGAGGACATGGACATGCAGTACCTGTACAACGACGGCGAATTCTGGACCTTCATGGACCCGAAGAGCTTCGAGCAGATCCAGGCCGGCAAGACCGCGATGGCCGAGGCTGCGCAGTGGCTCAAGGGCGAGGAAACCGTGCGCATCACGCTGTGGAACGAGGTTCCGCTGGTGGTGTACGCGCCGAACACGGTCGAGCTGACCGTCACCGAGACCGATCCGGGCCTGCGCGGCGATACCGCCACCGGCGGCACCAAGCCGGCCAAGCTGGAGACCGGCGCCATCGTCAAAGTGCCGCTGTTCATCACCGAGGGCGAGAGGATCAAGGTCGACACCCGCACCGGCGAGTACCTGAACCGCGCCACCGGCAAGTAA
- the epmA gene encoding EF-P lysine aminoacylase EpmA has product MNWNPSADLPTVRARAALLAALRAFFAARGVLEVETPLLSAHATVDRHIDSFRTADGRWLHTSPEFAMKRLLCAGSGPIWQVCRVFRREESGRHHNPEFTMLEWYRPGHDHHALMGEVEALVAELAAALGRPLAGGMERLSYRQAFGRHLGLDPFVAGVREVREALQGAGHDAGDIGGDDRDVWLDVAMSLAVGPRLGLETPCFLYDFPASQAALSRIRRDDPPVAERFELFWRGVELANGFHELGDAAEQRQRFEAEQQWRLGQGREVPPYDRHLIEALAQGLPECAGVALGLDRLLMLLLGKATLADVLAFDSGRA; this is encoded by the coding sequence ATGAACTGGAACCCCTCCGCCGACCTGCCCACCGTGCGCGCCCGTGCGGCGCTGCTGGCGGCCCTGCGCGCGTTCTTTGCCGCGCGCGGCGTGCTGGAGGTGGAAACGCCGCTGCTGTCGGCCCACGCCACGGTGGACCGGCACATCGACAGCTTCCGCACCGCGGACGGCCGCTGGCTGCACACCTCGCCGGAATTCGCCATGAAGCGCCTGCTCTGCGCCGGCAGCGGGCCGATCTGGCAGGTCTGCCGCGTGTTCCGCCGCGAGGAGTCCGGGCGCCACCACAACCCCGAGTTCACGATGCTGGAGTGGTACCGGCCGGGCCATGACCACCATGCCCTGATGGGCGAGGTCGAGGCCCTGGTCGCGGAACTGGCCGCGGCGCTGGGCCGGCCGCTGGCCGGCGGCATGGAGCGATTGAGCTATCGGCAGGCCTTCGGCCGCCATCTGGGCCTGGACCCCTTCGTTGCCGGGGTGCGGGAAGTCCGGGAGGCGCTGCAGGGAGCGGGTCACGACGCCGGCGACATCGGCGGCGACGACCGGGACGTCTGGCTGGACGTGGCCATGTCGCTGGCCGTCGGGCCGCGGCTGGGCCTGGAGACGCCCTGCTTTCTCTACGACTTCCCGGCCTCGCAGGCGGCACTGTCACGCATCCGCCGCGACGATCCGCCGGTGGCCGAGCGCTTTGAGCTGTTCTGGCGCGGCGTGGAGTTGGCCAATGGCTTCCACGAACTGGGCGATGCCGCCGAGCAGCGGCAGCGCTTCGAGGCCGAGCAGCAGTGGCGGCTTGGGCAGGGGCGGGAGGTGCCGCCCTACGACCGGCACCTGATCGAGGCGCTGGCGCAGGGGCTGCCGGAGTGCGCGGGGGTTGCGCTGGGGCTGGATCGCTTGCTGATGTTGCTGCTGGGCAAGGCGACGCTGGCGGACGTGCTGGCTTTCGACAGCGGCCGGGCCTGA
- a CDS encoding MmcQ/YjbR family DNA-binding protein: protein MGYTRAQMERACGKWPGVTIEIKWETNLVFSVGAKMFAIFNLGQDGYGRIGFKVDDDLFLPLTEQPGIMPAPYLARARWVRVFETKRYPPKWFEARLRRAYELVAAKLTKKARRELDIEL from the coding sequence GTGGGCTACACCCGCGCCCAGATGGAGCGCGCCTGCGGCAAATGGCCCGGCGTGACCATCGAGATCAAGTGGGAGACCAACCTGGTCTTCTCGGTCGGCGCGAAAATGTTCGCGATATTCAATCTGGGCCAGGACGGCTACGGGCGCATCGGGTTCAAGGTCGACGACGACCTGTTCCTGCCGCTGACCGAGCAGCCCGGCATCATGCCGGCGCCCTATCTTGCACGGGCGCGCTGGGTGCGGGTCTTCGAGACGAAGCGCTACCCGCCGAAGTGGTTCGAGGCGCGGCTGCGGCGGGCTTATGAACTGGTGGCGGCAAAGCTGACGAAGAAGGCGCGGCGGGAGTTGGACATTGAATTGTAG
- a CDS encoding rhodanese-like domain-containing protein encodes MASGHSPAFLALVTEARSRVREVNAREMPRILSEQPEARLIDVREESEFAAGHVENAEWIGKGVIERDIEGKYPDKKKPLYLYCGSGFRSVIAADNLQKMGYSQVYSVDGGWRDLKDLLPVEA; translated from the coding sequence ATGGCCTCCGGTCACTCCCCCGCCTTTCTCGCCCTGGTCACCGAGGCCCGCTCGCGTGTCCGCGAGGTGAACGCCCGGGAGATGCCGCGCATCCTCTCGGAGCAGCCCGAGGCCCGTCTCATCGACGTGCGCGAGGAAAGCGAGTTCGCGGCCGGGCACGTCGAGAACGCGGAATGGATCGGCAAGGGCGTGATCGAGCGCGACATCGAGGGCAAGTACCCCGACAAGAAGAAGCCTTTGTACCTCTACTGCGGCAGCGGCTTCCGCTCGGTGATCGCGGCCGACAACCTGCAGAAGATGGGTTACAGCCAGGTGTACTCGGTGGATGGCGGCTGGCGCGATCTCAAGGACCTGCTGCCGGTCGAGGCCTGA